The DNA sequence aaacggaaaaagaCAGCAACAGCGAGAAGTCCTGTGCCCATACCAATTAAGCTACCAGCAACTATATCAGCGAAGTGATGGCGGTTGTCACGTGTTCGTGAGATGGCGCAAGCACATGCGAGGTAAATTGGAGAAAGGCCAACGAGTGTTCGCCACACGGATGCTCCACTGAACGCGTGTAAAACCGAGAGGAAGTATAGGGCCATCGGTGTGCAGACGGAGAAAGCGCAACTACTGTGCcctgaaggaaatgaaagccTGCCATCCCTTGCTTTTGCAATGTCACAGAGATCTTTTGGATCTGTTCCTTCCGTAACGTTAGCCTTTTTCAATCTATCAAGAAAATCAGGACGGAGTCGGCCAGCATAAACCTTCAATATTTCCACCAAACAAACGGCCAAAATAATAGAAAATCCGTGCGCCAGAACCCAGTAATTGGTGGCTTCAAGACATGTCATAAGTCTCTTTGGATCATTCTCTTTGTTCCCTTCTGGCGATTCGTCGGGGTATCTTCCAGCCTTAGCAGCATTTGCGCCTTCAGACCTCTTCCCTTCTGGCTCCAACATCTCTACCCGCGTAGTGGCTCCGTCTATGAGTTGATCAGTTTCTTTCACATCCAAGTACCACTCACCCTTCCGAGCCAAACGCGCACGCAAGGCTTCGAACAGCAGATAAAGTCCAATAGGTATAAATTCCATGGAAAACAGTGTTCCTGAGGGGAATGTGGACTTCCCCTTCTTATGACTTATGTCCGTGTCATTCCATGAGAATGTTCGGCAAGGTGGGCGGACAGTCCTCATTCCATACACAACAGCCAGTGCAAATGTCACAAGTAGAATGTAGTCCAGCGCATGAAATACCTTTATGTAGTACACAAATTTTGCGAACCCTGTCTTACCATCATCTGCCATCTTTTAACGCCTTGTTGTGCTCAATTAAGTAACGACGCTGCAAAACAGTTATCAAACAGCggataaaataaaggagaacGGTACAAAGAATGCATGAACATAttcaaattcaaaaaaaaagattgcaACCCCTGCATGCAATACGCTTTAACTCAATATTCCGAAGCTTTTTATTGCTCTTTGTGGGATTGTCACTGGAAAGGTGTACTGTACGTATGCAACTTGATGATAATTCTATAAATCACATCATAGAATAAAAAGTCAAGCagcatataaataaaacagtGTTAAATCTAATTACAAGGCGTTTTTGGATACCTCCCGTGCATTTTCCATACTTCATAAGATCTGTAATGCATGTGTGTGAagatattatatatatatgcactcCTATGCTCCCGATATGTCCAGGGACTGTGTAAATGAGGAAGAGGTATTCGCTGTTCCAGACTTCCTCCACAAGCACAGAAACCATATAATTCGCGATCACTTGTCCCTCCTATACAACACTATCTCCTTACATCATCATTGTCATGGAGAAGAATGCTGCGCACACGGACATGCGCAACAGTTCTTTTCCACAACTAAAATACTAAAATCCCATAAAAACAGCGAGTATACACTCATCGATACTCACACCAGCAGAGTCACACTACTAATTCCAACTGTAAATCTGTATAGTGGAGGAAGGGGCTGTCGTACAATGAACCAAGTATCCTTAGCCCTCTTCAGCGGTCTGAACATAAACTCGGTTTTTGTGCAGCTTATCCGCATAGTGGGAAGAAAATGGTTTCCGCTTCACGCGTCCTCTGAAACACCATCTTTTCAATTATGCCAAGAACGTTACGCCTTTGTTTCAGGGTGTAGTGGGATACTTGCTTTACTATATCACTGATTAGTTTTATATTGAAAAAGAGTCTCTTGACTACTACCTTCTTTCCTGCAGCCGCCTCTGATCCAGACATTGTGCAGAGGTAATGTTGTCTAACGGAGAAGCATGAACCGTCAATTTGAGAGTTGCTAATATCCTTTAATGGAAAAACCTACTATATTTGACCAACCATTTCAATTAAACTGTTGTGCTTAAATGTGGAAACCTGGCGCAGCGGTACGTACTTCACAGCGAGAAAAGAGTCcacatatttgtgtttaaGAGGAGAGAACATAGCATGTGTAGTTCAGATGCTAAACGCAAAGATACTTTAGCTCGATTTTGTTTAGCAGCAATaacatcaaaaataaaaacaacggatgagcaaaaagagaaacgcaTCTCCACGTGCAGCCTGTTAAACAGATATTTACAGCCATCCAGAGGAAAACATTTCACCACAAATTTCAATTTTCAGCACCGCTAATAATCTGTCTAAAACAACCTCTAAAAATCAAAGATCGTAAACACAAATGATTACCTTAATATTGTGTTGAATGACAATAAAAAATTGCTTTTCTAGACAACGATACTTCCACGCACCATCTTTTTAAACACTTGTAGTCCCCATAGTAGCTTCTAGCTTAATGATAGCGTACAACATAAAGAAATTCAATACATCCTTCtccaaacatatatatatatatgtatgtgtgtgttaatTTCCTTTAAACTTCACTCCCCTCACTTCCTTATATACCAAACTTCCATACCTTATCTAACCCCATATGTTAAGTGTTACATTACTCCTAATTTTCAACGTTCCAGCAGTATTTCTTTCACGCTGTTCATAATTCTATAAGGCACCGCCCATCATATAGGGTAAACTATTTTTAACCTTTTAATTCTATTTTCTTACTTTGTACTATGTGTACATAGGTTATTATATGATGTATATGAAAATTGgtaaaaagaagcaacagttATATTCAATTCCGAGAACACCTCATGGTGTAAATATAAGTTTTTAAAACTAATGATACCATTCGTTACGACACAAATATCCTCTCGAATATTACAACAATCTTATTTATACCTTTAAATtcttaataaataaataattatatTATCGACAGTATTTCGTGATTATTCTTTGACGAATTCTTTTGGTCCACCCATGACGTTACCGTCATACAACAATTTATTAAAAATAACATAAAATGcttagtaaaaaaaagaaaatattaccCTTATTTTCGTGTAATTTCCCATTGTTTCGCTTTAATGGACTTCGAACAACTTCATCATCATAAttttcttcatcatcttcaccACTATtactttcgtttccttcccctattgattttcttctttgcattcttccacgatattttccttttccccccttacTACtatcctcttcatcctcatcctcatcctcgccctcatcttcttcctcgtcctcctcttcatcctcatcgtCTTCATCGTCTTCATCGTCTTCATCGTCGTCTTCCGTCCATAATCCTCCGTATGGTCCAACAATTTCTACACCCCGCACTCTTTGAATCTTCTCAGGGGTGAGGTAAGTGACAATACATTTTCCATGCACTGTACCCCAATGATCGTAATCTCCAACATTTTTggcccattttttttcaaatttcaACATATCCTTGGTGCATTTCGCAGCTTTGCTTCTCGTTAGTGGAAAGGTCCCATTTAGTTGACACACGGGATTTATCCCCAAAAAATTCCAGCCTTTCATTGTTCTTCCCACAGATTCGAAGCTCGTATGATTCCATCCCTTTTTCGAATAGGCCAAAGCAATGCCACCCTCCTCACCCCCTCCGCAGTGCATCTTCCCCCACCTTATCCTCTGACCACCTCTTTCGCAATAAAACCGCATATGTCCACCTTTTTCAAATGCGGCGCACACCTCGTCCAGTGATAATGAATTCCTATAGAGCGCATACATTTTGAGAAGTTCCCAAAAAGAGGCTTCAGCAGAGGACCCGAGAAAGCCGAGAATGAGCGCCAGTACTATGGTTTTCATATTGATCTCCTACTgacaaacacagaaaaaatGCCCATATATTTTACCCAATACTCACTAACGTATTCGATATACCTTCTCCCATGGTTGTAAGTAATtttagaagaaaagaaaaataacaattatCAAAAGGTTATATAACGCTCTTTTATTAGTTACTCCCTCTCGGCACTCATAATCCTCATCATCGGCCTCATCGCTGTTTTCACCTTTACGCCTGCATATTTTGGATTTACTCTTTTCACCTTTAACCTTTGAAACTTTAGTCTCCACAAttacctcttccttctttcgtttttctttttgatatcCAAACTCTTTTACACgattcttttcttcgcaTTGATTTAAatcttcatcctcttcagttGCATCATACCTGGCAAAAGGCACATTTTCACTAGTGTTTGGCATTTGGGATTCCATAATGACGGACTTTATCTGAGTGCTTTCTTTGCTGCAGTTCCCTCCTATTCGTTTGCATGTGCTTTCCATAGCACTTCCTGCAAGAGCCGCAAAAATGGTGGAAACAATTTGAGTGCCTACGCTTACACCTTGAGGTGGCGAGTAAACATGGTTCAAGGCTATGATGCAGTGATTCTGATTTCTTAAACGCCACACCCGCATTGGACCAGTAGCTTCTGTACGCGGGGTTGCCGCGAAATGCGCAGGCGCACAATCGTTTATTGGTTCAACGATTATGGTTCGCCGCCTGCTCACCCGGCAGCATGGGTTGTAACCGCGACCACGAAAGGTGTCATTTACAAACTTGGCCCCGGGGTCTGAGAGGTGACGCTTCCAGTCTTCTAACGTCCATTGCGTAGGCAAAAGGTACATTCTACCGTCCTCTCCTCTAGAACACAATGTTATGTTCCACCCCTGCTCTGATTTTCGGATTTTGCTGTCAAAGTTACATGCTACAATAACACTTTCACCATCGATAAACCAAAAGGCGTGGCAATTCCTCACTCTGTTATATTCCTCACCATTACAGagtgaggaaaataaaagtatTATTAAAATAGCGCCTATCTGTTTACACATCAAGAACAATTCTGAGGGCGTAAATTTTTAGAGGCAGTGAAGCAACAGATTGTGCACCACAACGTGGTTTAGATCTTTGGTTTCTAAAGGTAGTAGTGATAGTAAAGCAAACCAACATTGTGGagtaaagaaagaatgaGCTCAGagcaaaatagaaaatgaTGTGAGGTGTAATTTATATTTTCGTGAGATAGAggatttttaatttttttttgttggaaaaAATTCCAAAGAGAAAACTTTTTCAAATTGTAGTTTCCACTTCCAACCCTGATTCTTCTATTTTCAAAATTAAATATATGCAGAGCGGCACAAATCACCACCTACTATTCATTACAATCATCTACAAATGTTGTGGTAAGTTATACCAAATGTAATACCGTTTTtataaaacataaacacatgATAATTACGCTCCGTTGCTTTCAATTAAAATATCGAGTAATTCTATAACAGAATAGtcaacattaaaaaagaacTCTATCAAATTACGAAAAATcacacaaaaggaacaatATAACAGGAAGTACCCATCCTGAAAACGCGGCACTTTTCTAAACACTTGTAATCCCCATAGTAGCTTCTAGCTTAATGATAGCGTACAACATAAAGAAATTCAATACATCCTTCtccaaacatatatatatatatgtatgtgtgtgttaatTTCCTTTAAACTTCACTCCCCTCACTTCCTTATATACTAAACTTCCATACCTTATCTAACCCACCATATGTTAAGTGTTACATCACTACGAATTTTCACTGTCCCAACAGTATTTCTTTCACGCTGTTCATAATTCTATAAGGCACCGCCCATCATATAGGGTAAACTATTTTTAACCTTTTAATTCTATTTTCTTACTTTGTACTATGTGTACATAGGTTATTATATGATGTATATGAAAATTGgtaaaaagaagcaacagttATATTCAATTCCGAGAACACCTCATGTTGTAAATATAAGTTTTTAAAACTAATGATACCATTCGTTACGACACAAATATCCTCTCGAATATTACAACAATCTTATTTATACCTTTAAATtcttaataaataaataattatatTATCGACAGTATTTCGTGATTATTCTTTGACGAATTCTTTTGGTCCACCCATGACGTTACCGTCATACAACAATTTATTAAAAATAACATAAAATGcttagtaaaaaaaagaaaatattacccttatttttttgaggaCTTGCGGTACCTTGTTTTACCAGGTTTTGAAAATCTTCATTATCATTCGCATATTCATCATCGGCATCAGCACCATGTTTGTCATCTATTCCTTCTTCGTGTGCATTCTCACTACTCAATAtcgtttttcgtttttttgcggttctttttctctttttgtgtcgcctttttttttcaacttcaAGTTCTCTAGTCAtattctcttcttcattccTGCTCTCTTCTGGCTCGTCGTCCTCGTTAACTTCCACTGCTTCTCCTTCAGTTGAAAGAATGTCAAGAGGACGAGTGGTGATAATGCACTTCCCTTTCGCAGGATCCCAGCTCTTGTACCTATTACCATTTTTTACCCTTCGCTCCATCTTTTTTAGCGACTCGTTTGTGCATTGGGTGACCGGAACCTTAGGTAATTCAACTTCGTCATCAATGGTGCACTCTGGATTCACTCCCAAATAAATCCAGTCATCCATATCTTGTTCCAGCAATATGTGCTTCTCGTAAGACTTCCACTCGTTTGAATaggaagcaaaaacattCCCCTTTTCGTCGACACCGCAACTCATTACCTTCCAAATCGGCAACTCATTCCCCCTATGGCAAAACATCTGCATACCCCTGTCATCTGCAAACGCGGAGCACAACCGTTTGGGTGTCCCGAGGTCATCGTAAAACAAGTGCTTAATTTTATCCCATTCCTCTTTATCCGCAGAGGACCCGAGAAAGCCGAGAATGAGCGCCAGTACTATGGTTTTCATATTGATCTCCTACTgacaaacacagaaaaaatGCCCATATATTTTACCCAATACTCACTAACGTATTCGATATACCTTCTCCCATGGTTGTAAGTAATtttagaagaaaagaaaaataacaattatCAAAAGGTTATATAACGCTCTTTTATTAGTTACTCCCTCTCGGCACTCATAATACTCATCATCGGCCTCATCGCTGTTTTCACCTTTACGCCTGCATATTTTGGATTTACTCTTTTCACCTTTAACCTTTGAAACTTTAGTCTCCACAAttacctcttccttctttcgtttttctttttgatatcCAAACTCTTTTACACgattcttttcttcgcaTTGATTTAAatcttcatcctcttcagttGCATCATACCTGGCAAAAGGCACATTTTCACTAGTGTTTGGCATTTGGGATTCCATAATGACGGACTTTATCTGAGTGCTTTCTTTGCTGCAGTTCCCTCCTATTCGTTTGCATGTGCTTTCCATAGCACTTCCTGCAAGAGCCGCAAAAATGGTGGAAACAATTTGAGTGCCTACGCTTACACCTTGAGGTGGCGAGTAAACATGGTTCAAGGCTATGATGCAGTGATTCTGATTTCTTAAACGCCACACCCGCATTGGACCAGTAGCTTCTGTACGCGGGGTTGCCGCGAAATGCGTAATTGGGCTCCGACGTCAGCCCGGGACTGAACATTCTTGCTGCCACCAGGCAAATGGCATTTGCCTTTTATGTGGAAGCGCCCATACTGTCAGTGCTTTCGCTTCTCTACCATACGTTCTTTCCTTTGAAATTCCAGTGTTTCGTTTGTGCTTCAACTGTACTCTAAATGAAAATATAGTACCTATAGGGTGTTAGTCATATAATTATGTTAAAGTActatattatattttttacatGACAACGGTGAAGTGTTCAACATGTTTATGTCCAACGAGAGTCGCCGATGACGACGAGTACGCCAGATGGCTGCGAGGCCCATATTGGGTCGAAAACCAAGATCTTGAGGGTGCTGTGGGTCGCATTAGCaggttgttattattatcgctTGCTCTCGTCTGGCAGTCGGTTACGGAAGATAATTTAGCCCTAACGGTGTCATATAATAATCTTACCAATTCAATGAGCTACGCTACTCCACTCTCTACACTCCTGCGCCtgtgtttggtttttgtgtCAACTTTAGATGGAAATGCTTTAGTGAAGCGGTCTATCATCCGCTTCTCAGTTTTAACTGTGGAGAGTTTTCCTTATCAAGCACCACACGATCACGACTCCGGTATGTTTACTAACTTTCATCCCCTTttgttaatatttattttttgcaaccaccatgtggcAAAGTGGATATGAGCTGCTCCTGTCTCCATCATTTCGCCATTGCGCCCTGTAATCACCCTTTCTAAATGTTGAATCACTTCTCGAGGActcctcgaaaaaaaaaaaccctgacCATCACCATTCCCTCTCACTAACTCCCCTTCAAACTCTTATACATAGAGCGTGTAGCTGCACAAGACGGTGTTACACGTATTCGTCCGCCACGCGCAAGGAGAGCCTGCATCTCAACACTTTCAACCGTCAGCATTATCAGCTGTTTGACCACGGGCATCCCATGAAAATGCTTTCAAACTTCATGCAGGACGAACCAATCTCGGTGGAGCTGTAGTCGCTATGCACTTATGATTATACAAATGCACCCCTCGTTGTATTTCCAGTTGGCTTCCaaaacacacgaaaaaaaggagagtgaATATGAAATATTCGAATCCATCACCGACGCATGAGCATTTGTAGTTGGAGCAGGCGCCAATGTCAACGATTCCTCCACAAGTATATAAAGATATATTATTTCACTCACCGGAAGTATTCAtagaaagcaagaaaaagcatTAAGAGACCACACCTCAGGAGTCTTCACGCTGGAAAGGCTACTCCGCACATTCTTTACGGGCGCAATTGGCACGTTCATGACCTTTTACCGCCCACCACCGAGAGGGGCATGTGGCTCCCAGGCGGTAttgtagaaaaaaaatgcggcGACAGCATCGagttaaaaacaaacataacaCACGTCCATACAAAACAGGGACACAGAAAGTAATTGTCCCTGCACCCTTTCTCAAATGAGAGAGATCTTCATTGGCTgtcagaaagaaaaaaaaaacatcactGCTTAGTAAGAGGCATCATTTTGAAGAAAGCTCATAATTCAACAAATTCGTTCTTACAATAAAAACGACTGAAATAACAGTTTCTACAAGATGTAGGCAGCCGTACACTAGCGTGATGATATGAAGCATGGTATTCGCTCAGGCTTCCGATCTATGAGGAAGTAGAAAAATAGCGGCAAACGCTTGATGTAGATAATTATTCACAAGGTCCGAAAATAGTATAGGATTCTCTCAGGTAATATCGAATGAACTCATACTCCAATTTGAGCCACAGGAAACACTTGTGCCAAACACGTTTCTGCAAACCATCAACCTTTATTCAAGAGGCGGTGGGCACATTTATACCAACGGAAAGCGCGCTGCCTGTAGgcgaaaatatgaaattccCGCAACAAGCCATGAGATGCACCAACAACGTCTTACACAGGAGGCGAATGTGTTATGCAATACGCTATTGAAGAAGGGTTTTCACGGCCGCTAGCGGAGGGAATGCCACCGAACGGCTTCAGGATGACAATAATTCTTGGGATCAACCGTGATCATCTACAGGGAGCGTGGGGAGTTAAATTGGGGCTGGCGACTGAGCCAAGTGGTGACCATCGTTTTATCGGGTCCGGAGCAAACCATATTGGAGTACTTACCGATAAGTCTTCGTGCACACGCTAAAGAAACAGGTGCAAACCTGCCGGTGCGGCGAGAATTGGGCGAACGAAACCGTGCGATTGTCAGCAACAATAACCCCGTCATAAAGGAGGCAATTCCGAAGAGGATGAATGGGCTGGTGTCAAATTTTGGAAGCGAAAATTATGGAGTACACGCGGGGAAATAAAGCGGTATGAAAACGGAAAGGGCGCTGATCAAACTggagatggaaaaaaaaacctggGTAACGCGCAGGTCTCAAATCCTTTGGGCCAACCACTCGGTCCAATAAAGGAGCAGGAGGTACATGCAAAGAACGAGGGTTATAGCTATCAAAAATGAGGGAACAGGAATGATATCGGCCTCAAGGAACTGAACGGGCAAAGAATGATCATGCGCTCTGCCTGACAGTGGTGAAAGCGCATAt is a window from the Trypanosoma brucei brucei TREU927 chromosome 8, complete sequence genome containing:
- a CDS encoding phosphatidic acid phosphatase protein, putative; its protein translation is MADDGKTGFAKFVYYIKVFHALDYILLVTFALAVVYGMRTVRPPCRTFSWNDTDISHKKGKSTFPSGTLFSMEFIPIGLYLLFEALRARLARKGEWYLDVKETDQLIDGATTRVEMLEPEGKRSEGANAAKAGRYPDESPEGNKENDPKRLMTCLEATNYWVLAHGFSIILAVCLVEILKVYAGRLRPDFLDRLKKANVTEGTDPKDLCDIAKARDGRLSFPSGHSSCAFSVCTPMALYFLSVLHAFSGASVWRTLVGLSPIYLACACAISRTRDNRHHFADIVAGSLIGMGTGLLAVAVFFRFGKEIAVLVPRRMEFVRSRGGRVLADVAE